The window GTGCCCAGGCGGATGCCAGCATCTGACATGGATGCAATAACCCTTTCCATCTCAACTATCGAGCCTGACTTGCCGTAGCATTTTGCAACCAATCCAAACTGGAAAGCTTCGGGCTGATAGCCGAGAGAGACCATTTCCCTAAGTGCTTCCTCTGCCTCACTGGCCAGACCCATCAGGCACAAGGATTTTGTCATGGCCATGTAGGCCTTGCGCCCAGTGTGTGGCATAGACCGTAGCTCAGTGTAGAAATCCACCGCCCGATCTTTCAGCCCGTGCGAGGAGAAAGCAGCCATGAGATCACAGTAGAAGAGGGCAACCTCATCAGTGGACTGAAGGTGCTGCGAGATGGAGTCAGAGATCAGGGACCTTGATTCTCCAGGGCTCCCATTGACTTCAAGCAAGGCAGCAACTGCAGCAGCATGAATAGAACTCCATTTGAACCACCGGGCCTGAGTGACTGCCTCATAGAACTGCAATAACAATAAAAATCACAGTTTATGACGAATCAGGTTATGATTTTACTGCATAACTCATTTTGAAGTAGAGTTCAACAAGGTTAGATCTTTCAAAATGTCCTTGGCATGCACATGCACAAATTATGAAATGACAGTCCATCATGAATGAAAAGGGGAAAAGGCACTACAACTACAACCACTCGAATTCAAAGCTAATAACTAGCCGAAGTTGTATTGGTCGCTCATACTAGATTGCAATGCTACTAACAAGGACAGGCATCAACTTTCTATACACATCTCACCAAATTATACAGGGGAAAAAAATGAAGCAGTTTTCTTGGCACGGTTAACCAGAAAGACGTCAGATTTACCGGGATGGCGAGGGGGTCGGAATCCATGAGGAGCCTGGAGagcgcggcgagagcggcgcgCTCCGACTTGGTGCCGACGTAGCTGCGGATGACGcgctcggccgcgcccgccgTGACCGTGCGCTCCAGCTCCGACATGAGCCGCCGCTCGCTGCGCCAGCTGGAGCCCCCGCCCGACGCGACACGGCGCAGCGAGGCCGAAGCCGCGGGGGAGAACCTCCGGCGCCGCGCAGCCGCGGCAGACGCCGGCGCCGATAGGAACGCCACCGCTGGCATTGCTGGTtggacggtggtggcggcggagcagtCCTCTGTCTTGGAATCGGATGAGAATATGAGATGACGATGCCATATCGTATATCAGCACAGGCCCTACATTACATACAACTTCTGAAATACAGCTCAAGTACAATATACTCcgctttttatttcaaaaaaatacaaTATACTCTGCTTGAattcaacttttttttcttctgcgtAGTCACTTGAATTCACCTTGAAAAACGTGCGCAAGAATAAACATTGAAATCCTCTGATAGCATATGCATGAAATTTTTAAAAGAGACATTCAACTGAATGGACAAAACGGATACTGAACGGTCTATCAACTGAATGGACCCCCAATTTCATCACTCAGTGTCTTCATCATGCTTTGGCAAGTACGTATGTGAACTTTCGCATACTTTTACAGTCCTATGGGCCCATTAAAATTTCAGGAAAAAAGAATTCTTGAAAAACATGTACAGCTGATTGATGTATACACTGGTGTTGAGAAACCTGTGGTAATCAGTACAAACCACCCTGGAACACCATTAGATTATTTTGTTTCATAATGACTGTGTTCCAAGTACAGGGAAAAAGAAACCAGACAACATAGGATAGCTACAATTCCCACCATTCTCACCTTCCTTATTAATACACAAAGGTTGAGGCCAGTGTCTTCAACAAACTAGAACAAAAAATTAACAGGggtgagaaaagaaaaggaagaaaacgAAGTAGATTTGCCAAAAAAGCGCAAAACAGCTACGGTTACATATGTTATGACTGATTGACACTATACTACAGTCTACAAGGCATGTTCCTCCAGCAGGATGTTATGCTGCAATTGCACTATGCATCAAGCACCAACATTCGAGTATTCTGTGCTCTTCAGTGATTTCTCTTCAGTGCTGAAAGAAAGCCTGTCTTCATTTTGTGGCGACCCTCAGTGTCAGTTCCCACCTGTTCCAAAGTGAGGTGAGACTGAGAATCATGGTTGTAAGTTCAGTATAGCATAACATTCGACAGGAAACAATAGCAATGCCAAGTTTAGCAGGGACCAACTTTTTGAGTTACAGAAAATCATGATAACTATATGTAGACATGTGATAAACTGGTGGTGAGAACCAAAAATGCAGAGGGCTGACCTCTTTGGAGAGTCTCTGAAGAATTTCCAGTATCTCGGAGAAGTCAGGCCTTTCAGCTGGATCTCTATGCCAGCATTTCTGAAGCAAATCGACGAGCTTGGGGTGGGTGTCTTTTGGGATTGTCGGCCTAATGCCCTGCAGAGAATGCACATGGGTGAATTGAGTTCTTCATAATGGGTAAGTGAAGAATATGATCAACGAAGTCAAAATTTACCCAAACTACTATGAACTGTAAAAAAAATCTATAGAAAAACTTGTAAGCTTTGGAACAAAAGTATAGCAGTTTCACCtgtgtttttaaaaaaaaaaagaaaagaaaaaataacctGGTCCTGGATAAGCTGGTTCAACTTGTGTGCACAGTGAACTTGTTCATATAACATTGTATAATTAATAAACAAATGCACAGCAAAGAAAGACAATCCGGTATTTAAATGACTCTTCCTTGATTGAGCACAGGTGGCATTCACTTGTAAAAGACTCTTCCTAAAAAGAATTGCACCCCTCCctcttcccaagtctctgcaCATGCCCTTACCTAAAATAAGAACTAAAGAAATACACCTTCTACATGCAGCTGTCTATGGGTTCCATCAAGGTAAACCCTTTGTGGGCAGTCTAGTACTAATGTAACTGTGGAAACCAAGCAGAGATGTTTCAATGCTCTTACCTTCTGAACAACACCTATTGCTGCTTGCAGTGGTGTTAGGTACTCATAAGGGATCTGAGAAATTGAACAGTTATCATCAAACTTCACAGATAACTATATGCTAACTAAAAGTAAGAGAAATTGAGAGACTAATCATGTCAATACCTTGCCAGTTAGCAGCTCCCACAGAACAATTGCAAAGCTAAAAACATCTGCTTTGTGATCGTAAGGCTTATGTTCAATGATCTGAAGTTCAATAGCATCTGTATGTTAGTCATTATAGGCTTTACTTTCTTATATGAAATATGCATGTGGATGATGTGCACCTCAGGTGCCATCCAACGGTAAGTTCCAGTCTCTGCAGTCATCACTCCAGATTGATCTTTCACACGAGCAACACCAAAATCTGCAACCTTGACAACCTGCAAAATATATGCCTTTTAAGTTTTGAGATCTAGTGCAAAGATCAATTTTCAAGTTTTCAATTACGaatttgtgaaaaaaaaactgGCCTTGTTTTCATCCATGAGAAGATTTGCAGTCTTGAGGTCACGGTGAATTATGTTATTTTGATGCAGATAGTTCATTCCTTTAGCGATGTCCATTGCCACCTTCACTATTTCTGGAAGCTTGAAAGTGCTGTTCTTTTTATGGAGGTAATCATAGACACTCCCTCCTGACATGAAATCTAAAAAAAGGATATGCGAGAAAAAAGGTGTAAGGGAATCAAACAAGAAACTTTTGCCATGTCTACTACAGAGATGGATTTAATTGTAGTATACCTGTTACAATATATAAGTTTGGTTGTCTTGTACAGGCACCGATAAACTGCACAACATTCCTGTGACGAACCTTTCTGCAAGCATGTATAAACCAAGAAACAACTACGTAATTACGAGCCTAAATATGATTTGAGATCTTCAATACTGAATTCATAACAAATTGAGATGGAACTGTTTCAGTAAAGCTAATGTCAATAAACAACAAATTCATAACAAATTGAGATGGAACCGTTTCAGTAAAGCTAACGTCAATAAACAACAAATTGAGATGGAACCATTTCAGTAAAGCTACTGTCAATAAATAATTTCAAACTAACCTCATAATGTACACTTCCTGTGCAAAATCTCGGTACATATCTGCACTGATGCGCTCAGGCCTCACTACTTTGATGGCAACATCCTGACTGCAGTATGATCCACGGTACCTATGGAAGCCAAGTATCAAATAAAGCTCTGAATTTTCTATTATTTCCTCTTTATTGTGACTAATAAAAGTAAACTTTACTTCAAAAAAGGAAACTTAAGCTTACAGGTCGCCATTTGATCCGGAAGCAACTTTGTTTGCAAACTTGAGCAGTTTTAGATCAATTTCCCAAACATCTGCACCATCTGTTGGTATTTCCACACTAGTAGATGGCACACTTGCTCCACCTTCCCAACCTTCTGATGATGGTGATGACGTGCTAGATACAGGGCAAGCCTGTGCCTGTACACAAATGCTAACTTACCTTAGTTAAATGCTTGCAACACTTGCTTGTAATTTCAGAACATCAGAGTAAATGTTTTAAGAAGCACTGGTGTGCATATGTAACATTTAAAGTATTATTATTTTGGTGTCATCGATCTTTGAATATGTAGGAGaaaataatggcttgtattcctccaaaccctagaagggtgggatatatagttcctatacatgggcctctagacatgggctcacatatacaccaacagaaTAAAGCAagatttttaattttctttctttaagggaaattaaaaatattatttaaattattagattCCAATGTGTGATCTGCTTTGATAAACTAAGAATGGGAGGGAAAGGAGTACGGAGTACCTCAACTTTGTGAAATTTCTGAAGTAACTTTCCTTGTAGCTGCTCGGTACTCTGGAAATTGCAGGAAAAGAAATTATCATTAACAACATAAGCATTGCTGAACTAATAGAGTATTTAAAAAGCAAATAATCAATTGCAACGATGTCATGAAGCAAAGAGCAGCTCTGTACCCCAAGATGCCACCCAGTGACAACAAATACATCCAACGAGTAGCCATCAATTGTTGAAAATGCATGTGCTTCTTGGATGTCAAGACCAAGCTCAGCAAGTGAAGAGGTCAGCTGCAAATAAGTGTATAGATGACATAGGGTAAGCCAGCAAGCAGTCGCTGAACAATGGTCTCTTTATAGAAGTGACTTAATGTGACTTCAAATGATTTACTGTGTATTGTTAATTTCTTTATACTATTATCAATATTTAATAAAATATATAGTTTCATTCATTATGTTTGTTAACTACATGTTAGCTTCTAGATTTACTGAACTTCGCTATCCCTATTAACTGTAAGCATTGGCTGATTGTGAGTAGCTTTGTCTGAGAATTTCACATTATTCCAAGGATGAAAAAGATTGCCTACATGACTAAGCAGCTTTGGCTTATCAACCGTGGCAAAAGTTATCTCATGCATAGGCCTGCAAGATTCAGAACAAAGAGAATTATCAATTAGCAGAGAATTACCTTCTCAAACTGTTTGCATATCAAGTTATCAACAAGCTCTTTATGTCCCTAAATAATATTGGCTTTCCTTTTAGGTTATGTACTCGGGACAAATGCAGGCCTCCTAGCATGACCACAGATCACTTACCAATTCCAAACTACACAATCAAAACAGAACTAAACACAGATGCTAACTCAGGACTCAGGTGGGTAAAGAGTACAGACCTTGTTGGGGATATTTCCACCCCCAAGGCCCCAACCAAGTCTCGTATACAGTTTAAATTGTACATATCCTACCTAACAACTAAAATCATTGTTTTTAAAGAAACATTTTTTAGGGGGTTTATAAAGAAACATTCCAGTCATATTGGAGCCGATATACAGATTGGCATTATTGAATAATACTGTCTActgatggataagtctttgtGCTGGATGGATAAGGCATAGAGTCCTTGCAAGGACCAGGGCATATATTCCTTTAGCATatttcagtttgctaggacagcatcttgctaggacagtcagtttgctaggacagcatctagctttagttcttttgactagcatcttagcatcttttgctgcagCAAGCTTTGGCTGCCTGCC is drawn from Panicum virgatum strain AP13 chromosome 1N, P.virgatum_v5, whole genome shotgun sequence and contains these coding sequences:
- the LOC120654454 gene encoding pentatricopeptide repeat-containing protein At2g17033-like, translating into YTIWHRHLIFSSDSKTEDCSAATTVQPAMPAVAFLSAPASAAAARRRRFSPAASASLRRVASGGGSSWRSERRLMSELERTVTAGAAERVIRSYVGTKSERAALAALSRLLMDSDPLAIPFYEAVTQARWFKWSSIHAAAVAALLEVNGSPGESRSLISDSISQHLQSTDEVALFYCDLMAAFSSHGLKDRAVDFYTELRSMPHTGRKAYMAMTKSLCLMGLASEAEEALREMVSLGYQPEAFQFGLVAKCYGKSGSIVEMERVIASMSDAGIRLGTGAANIVLSCYSSCRDHSKMLVWLKKMRKLRIAPTAKAYNFVLNSCPTLALVVQELDPSLPLSTAVLVKKLKSASTLASEAELVHELLASSSVLDKATKWSDTEVKLNLHGFSTIAAYVLMLQWVDVIKSRTLPMEVSVVCGIGKHSDVRGEPKVRELAQEVLSRMGSPLRLSTRNKGRLVAKRDRVTQWLDSFPVLEEVTDKLPDATSQQPFVFTLFRKLGQFFSTLV
- the LOC120654455 gene encoding serine/threonine-protein kinase STY46-like — translated: MAVEDPPAPAPARQSEAGAGGRWTDKRGRRLEVYNEVLARLRSAAEISPAFEDALWAHFHRLPARYALDVNAERADDVVTHQRLLEEARDPERRPALSVRVVQVSRIIDGDMGDSLDPDMEMVTSNHLPNQLIHPPPAFGSSSNLEVLGLETSEGDVRSANDTDHSVHLISRPMHEITFATVDKPKLLSHLTSSLAELGLDIQEAHAFSTIDGYSLDVFVVTGWHLGSTEQLQGKLLQKFHKVEAQACPVSSTSSPSSEGWEGGASVPSTSVEIPTDGADVWEIDLKLLKFANKVASGSNGDLYRGSYCSQDVAIKVVRPERISADMYRDFAQEVYIMRKVRHRNVVQFIGACTRQPNLYIVTDFMSGGSVYDYLHKKNSTFKLPEIVKVAMDIAKGMNYLHQNNIIHRDLKTANLLMDENKVVKVADFGVARVKDQSGVMTAETGTYRWMAPEIIEHKPYDHKADVFSFAIVLWELLTGKIPYEYLTPLQAAIGVVQKGIRPTIPKDTHPKLVDLLQKCWHRDPAERPDFSEILEILQRLSKEVGTDTEGRHKMKTGFLSALKRNH